Part of the Cohnella candidum genome, CGCGGAGCTGTCGCCGCTGGCGACCGCGTACGCGCGGGCGCGCGGAGCCGACCGCATGTCCTCCTTCGGGGACGCGGCCGCGCTCAGCGACGTGGTGGACGCGTCCACCGCTCTGCTCCTGAAGCGCGAAGTATCCGACCTCGTGGTCGCGCCGGGCTACACTCCGGAAGCCCTGGAGATTTTGAAGCAGAAGAAGGGCGGCAAGTATCTCATCCTGCAGATCGATCCCGAATACGTTCCGGATCCGATCGAGACCCGCACGCTGTTCGGCTTGAAGCTGCAACAGGAGCGTAATAGCGCTGTTCCGGACGAGTCCGTGTTCGACCGCATCGTGACGGAGAACAAGGATCTTCCGGACCATGCGAAACGCGATTTGCTGGTCGCTCTCATCACGCTGAAATATACGCAATCCAACTCCATCTGCTACGCACTGGACGGCCAGACGATCGGCATCGGCGCGGGGCAGCAGTCCCGCATTCACTGCACGCGCCTCGCCGGCGATAAGGCGGACCGCTGGTATCTCCGGCAGCACCCGGCCGCGCTGAACATGAAGTTCCGCGAAGGGCTCGCGCGTGCCGAGCAGAACAACGCCATCGACCTGTGGCTCGAGGACGAAGTGACGCCGGTCGAACAAGCGGCTTGGGAAAGCTGCTTCGAGGAAGTGCCTGCCCGTTTGACGCGCGAAGAAAAGCGCGAATGGCTGAAGGGATTGACGGGCGTTTCGTACGGCTCCGATGCCTTTCTTCCGTTCCGCGACAATCTCGACCGGGCCAGCCGCAGCGGCGTCAAGTACGTCATCCAGGCCGGCAGCTCCCTGCGGGATGAGGAAGTCGTTCAAGCCGCGAACGATTACGGAATGGTCATGGTGTACTCGGGCGTGCGCCTGTTCCATCACTGATGGGAGAAGGGGAAACGAACATGTCTACGAAATGGCAGCAGCTGGCGGATCGTACCGTCCAACAATTGAAAACCAACGCCTATCCGGGCCGCGGCATCGTGATCGGTTTGACGCCGGACGCAACGCGTTATGTGCAAGTGTACTGGATCATGGGAAGAAGCGAGAACAGCCGCAACCGCATTTTCGTGCCGGAAGAGAACGGATATTTGCGTACGGAAGCGCGCGATCCGGCGAAGCTGTCCGATCCGTCGCTCATTATCTATTATCCGCTTCGGCATGAAGGCGGAGCGCACATCGTGACGAACGGCGATCAAACCGACACCATTTGGGAATCGCTGAAGCAAGGCGGAACTTTCGAGCAAGCTTTGGCGCAGCGTACCTATGAGCCGGACCCGCCGAATTTCACCCCGCGCATCTCGGGCATCGTGGATCTGAACGATCGGCAGAACGCCTACAAGCTGTCCATCCTGAAGACGAACGAGAACGACGAGTCCCAAACGAAGCGCCAATTTTTCCATTATGAAAAGGCGATCGCGGGATTCGGCCATTTCATCTCGACGTACCAAGGCGACGGGAACCCGTTGCCCTCGTTCGCAGGCGAGCCGCAGCTCGCTCCGCTGTTCGATGACGATAATGAGACGGCCGGATTCTATTGGAACCTTTTGAACGAGGACAACAAAATTTCCTTGCTGGTCAAGTCGATCCGCATCGGAGACGGCGCGGTAAGTCTCACCGTGATCAACAAGGAATCCGAAGGAGGGGCCTGACTTGCGGATACTCGTCATCGGACGCGGCGGGCGCGAGCACGCCATCGTCTGGGCGCTGAAGCGCGCGGACGGCAGCCGGAAGATTTACTGCGCGCCCGGCAACGCGGGCATCGCGCAGCTCGCCGAGCTCGTGGACATCGGGGAGCTGGAATTCGACCGGCTCGTGAAGTTCGCGCAGGAACAGGAGATCGACCTCGTCGTCGTCGGACCCGACGATCCGCTCGCGGCCGGCATCGTGGACGCCCTCGAAGCGGGCGGGCTGCGCGTATACGGACCTCGCCAAAACGCGGCGGAAATCGAAGGCAGCAAAATTTTCATGAAAAACCTGCTGCACAAATACGGCATCCCGACGGCGAAATACGCGACGTTCACGGATTACGAGAGCGCGAAAGCTTATCTCGACGCGCAGGAGATTCCGATCGTGATCAAAGCCGACGGGCTTGCCGCCGGCAAAGGCGTGACCGTTTGCTTCAGCCGCGAGCAAGCGGACGAAGCACTCCGCGATACGATGCTGAACAAGTCCTTCGGGGCTGCGGGAGACAAAGTGGTCATCGAGGAATTCCTGGAGGGCCAGGAGATGTCGATCCTGGCGTTCGTGGACGGGGCGACGGTTCGGCCAATGTCGCCGGCGCAGGACCACAAGCCGGTGTTCGACGGGGACAAGGGACCGAACACGGGCGGCATGGGCACTTATTCGCCGCTGCCGCACATTCCCCAATCGATCATCGACGTGGCGATCGAGACGATCGTCGAACCGACGGCGCGCGCGATGGTGGCAGAGGGCCGGCCGTTCCGCGGCGTGCTTTTCGCCGGGCTCATGATCACCAAAGACGGGCCGAAAACGATCGAGTTCAACGCCCGTTTCGGAGATCCGGAAACCCAGGTCGTACTGCCGCGTCTGAAAACCGATTTGCTCGAGATTTTCCAGGCGTCCCTGGATGGGCGGCTCGATCGAATCGAGATCGAATGGAGCGACGAAGCGGCCGTGTGCGTCGTGCTCGCTTCGGAGGGCTACCCCGGCTCTTATCCGAAAGGATTGCCGATCGACGGGCTGGACCAAATCAGCGAGGATGACGCCCTGGTGTTCCATGCCGGTACGGCTTCCAAAGACGGCCGGTTCGTCACCAACGGCGGGCGCGTATTGGGCGTCGTCGGACGGGGGCGCGGCATCGCGGAAGCGCGGGACCGGGCTTACGCCGCGGCGGACCGCATAAACTTCCCCGGCAAGCAGAACCGCACGGACATCGCCGCCAAGGCGCTGGTATAACAAAACTCAAAGCCTCGAATCCGGAAAACGGAGTCGGGGCTTTTTCTATTCCCGGTAAAACAGGTTTTTGCGGCGGTAAATCACGTACAAAATGGCGTACACCGTGCCGGCAATCAGCAGCGACTCGACGACGTGATGGGAAACCCAGTCGATGAAAGCTTCCACAGGCTTAGCCTCCTCACCCGATTTCTGTGATTTTCCTAGTGTGCCCAAATGGTTTCGTATTTCTTGACAGCGGTGAAGGATCGTGATAACTTTAATCCATACTATTTTAATCGGAATTAAAGGAATTATGGAAACCGACCTAGGAGGACTCATCATGGAACGTACGATCACGCTGCAACACCAAGGCATTCCGCTCGCCGCCAGCATCCATTATCCGAAGCTTCAGGACAAGGACGCAGACCGCAAGCTTCCGCTCGTCGTCATCCTGCACGGATTCGTCGGCAGCCGCGTCGGCGTGGACCGCCTGTTCGTCCTCGCGGCCCGCGAATTCGCCGAGCGCGGCTCGATCGTCATCCGCTTCGATTTCGCCGGCTGCGGCGAGAGCGGCGGGGAGTACGGAGAGAACGGAATCGACTCGATGATCGCCCAAACCCGCACGGTACTGGACTACGGGTTGGGACTCGATTGCGTCGATCCGCTGAGGGTTACGCTCGTCGGGCACAGCCTGGGCGGCGCGATTGCTCTCCTGACCGGGGCGGCGGATCGGAGGGTCAAGTCCCTCGCGCTTTGGTCGCCGGTCGGCCATCCTTGGAGCGACATCACCCGCATCGTCGGCCGCGAAGTGTACGACCGGGCGATCTCCAAGGGGCGCGCCGATTATCTGGGCTACACGCTGACGCCGGCGTTTTTCGATTCGCTGCAGCTGCATCAGCCGTTCCAGCAAGCGGTCAAGTTCCACGGCGACGTGTTCTTGGCCCACGGCACGAGCGACGACACGATTCCGGCGGATTACACGTTCTTGCTCGAGAAGACGTTTTGGCTCCGGGGAGAAGGGCGCGTGGACAAGAACATCCTGTTCCAGGCGGACCATACCTATTCGAAAGGCGAGCATAAGGCCGAGCTGTTCCGGGCGACCGCCGACTGGCTGAACGCCTACGAAGAGCGCCAACGGGACTGGCATCATTGGAGCATTTAAAAATCGAACAAAATGACGGGATTCATCGAACAAAATGACGCCTTCTCTGCCGCGGTCAACTCTTAAGCGACAGAATGGCGAAGGAGTCAGAACAAACGTCGGTTCAGACGGGTAGCTCCATTCGGTACAATGTAAGCGCATCATGTATCGCTTGCAAAGGAGCAAACCCATGAACTTCGACCTTAACGTTGTGCCGTTCAGCCGAAGGGAATCTTTCCTTGCGGTATCGCTTTTGCCGGGGACGCCGGACCGGCCGGAAGGCCTTTATTTGCGCACCGTACGCGGCGGCGACGATAAGTTCGGAGAGGCTTTTCTCATAGAATTGATCGGTGCGGACGGCAGTCCGCTGCCGTTCCGGACCGATGCAAGGCCGGAACGCATCCGGCTCGAATCCGGATCCGGCGATGCCGAAATTTGCATGCCGGGCGGCGCGACGGTCCGGTTTCGCGCCAGGGGCTGCGGGGTGCGGCTGACCTTCCGGACGGGCGCTTACGATTACGCTTGCCCGGCTGTCGGCCCAAGCTGGGAAGTCAACAGCTTCACGCATGAGTGCCGCTTTCTGCTGACGCCGATCGCCGGTCATCTTCACGTGGAAGCGCCGTGGGATAAAACGAAAACCACCCGTATCGCCGCCGAATTCGTTCATTCGCAGGACGGAACAACGACGGAGTTCGCGGTGGAGGAATATCGCACGGTCCTGGAACCGCGCGTTTCCTGGGAACCGTTCGACGATGCCGCTCAGCGGGTGAAAGCGGAATTCGCGAAATGGCTGCAGGGCAGCCTTCCCGTGCCGGAGCGTCTGCATGCCGGACGGGAGCTGGCCGCCTACATCACTTGGTCTTGTCTCGTTCCGGCGGAGGGAAACCTGACCCGCCCGGCGATGTACATGTCGAAGAACTGGATGACCAACATCTGGAGCTGGGACCATTGCTTCAACGCGATGGCGCTCGTGCGGCAGGATCCGCGGCTTGCCTGGGACCAGTTCATGCTGTTCTTCGACCGGCAGGCGGAGAACGGTTTGATCCCGGACTTCGTCAACGATAAATATGAATTGTGGAATTGCAACAAACCTCCGATCCACGGATGGACGCTCTCCTGGATGATGGCGCGGACGGATTACATCCGGGAGGAACAATTGCGGGAAGTATACGGACCGCTCTCCAAATGGACCCGTTGGTGGTTCCGGTACCGCGACGGGGACGGCGACGGCATCCCCCAATACAACCACGGCAACGACTCGGGTTGGGACAACAGCACGGTGTTCCATAGAGGAATTCCGGTGGAAAGCCCGGATCTGGCAGCCTTTCTTATCCTCCAGGCTGAAGTGCTGGCGGAAATCGCCGGCCGTCTGGGGATGGCCGAAGAAGAGGCGGAATGGCGCCGGCTGGCGGATCTCACGTACGCCAAGATGATCGGGCATTTCTGGAAGGACGGCCGTTTCACCGCCTGCCTGTCCGGTACGCATGAGGAATCGGAAGGCGACAGCCTGCTCCTCTTCGTGCCCGTTCTGCTCGGCAAGCGGCTGCCCGATAATATCCGGAATGCGCTTCTGAACGGACTCAGGGAGAAAGGCCGCTTCTGGACGGCCAACGGTTGGGCGACCGAAAGCGTGTCGAGCCCGTTCTATGCGCCGGACGGTTACTGGAGAGGGCCGATTTGGGCGCCGTCCACGATGCTGCTCGTCGAGGGGGCGGCCGCCGCCGGGGACATGGAGCTGGCGCGGGAAGCCGCCGCCCGGTTCTGCGCCATGGCTTCCCGAAGCGGAATGGCGGAAAACTTCGACGCATTGACGGGCGAAGGGCTTCGCGATCGTGCGTTCACCTGGACCTCGAGCGTATTCCTGATCTTAGCGAACGAATATACGGCGTAAATCGCGATGCTTTCCCCCGTTCGGGCTTCCGGCGGGGGAGTCGTCGTTTGGGAAGAATACGCATCTGTCTGTCTCCGCAAGCGCATGCTAAACTTCATTTATGAAAGCAATCCGGGAGGAGGTTGGCGAAACCGTGACGTTCCGATCGTTGAAGCGGCTTTTCCCGTTCCGCAGCATGCGGGCCAAATTGCTCGTCTGCTTCCTCGTGGTCACGATCATTCCCTTGCTGACGCTCGGGGCCCTGTCTTATTACCAATCCGCGAAAATGGTCAATTCCCAGTTCGGCAAATACGGGGAAAACGCCGTCGCCCAGCTTGAGCAGCAGACAAGCTCCTATCTGAGCCGGATGAAGCAGACGACGGAAGCGATAAATTCCTACTTGCTCGATCCGGCGCGAGCGGACCTCGGCAACGTCGCGCCGACCGCTTACCAGGAGATCCTGGATAAAAACGATTTCGAGGATTTCCTGAAAGCGCTTCATACCGACCGTACCGCCGGCATATACGTCATCACGCGTTCGGGGTATTTCTATGGGGAGAATAACCTCGACGTCGCGAAGCTGGAACGTACCCTCGCTTGGGGAGCGGAATCCGATCCCGCCACAGGCGAAAACTGGCTCGGGTTCTACGTTCAGGAGCATATTGTCGATGCCGGCAGTCCGGAGCGGCCCGTCCTCGGCTTGGCCGTCTCGATCAACAATCCGTACGGAGCGCTCCGCGGAAGCAAGATATTGGTCGAAGAAAACGCGGAGGATTTGCTTCGCGCGTTCCGCCTGTTCGAACGGGATACGAAAGCCCATTTGAAAATCACGGATCCGAAGGGAAGGGTCATCTATGAAACGCAGCCCGGCATCCCGCCCGGAGACCGGGACATCGTATGGAAAAAGAATTTGTCCGCGAACGACTGGACGATCGAAGCCAGGCTCCCTGCCCGGGATTTCTTCCGTTCGTCCGGGATTATCCGGTCCAACACGGTCATGGCCGCCGCGGCTTCGTGCCTGCTCGCGTTCGGGTTCGCTTATTTGTTCTCGTCCCGCTTTACCGCCCGCATCCGCCGTTTGAAGGATTCGATGCAGAAGGTCAGCTTCGGCAAGCTGCACACGAGAACGAAAGTGGAAGCCCGGGATGAGCTCGGCAGCCTGGATATCAGCTTCAACAGCATGGTGGAGGGCATCCAGTCCCTGGTCCGGGAAGTGGAGCGCACCGAAGCGCTCAAGAAAGAAGCCGAACTGAGGGCTTTCCATTA contains:
- the purD gene encoding phosphoribosylamine--glycine ligase, whose product is MRILVIGRGGREHAIVWALKRADGSRKIYCAPGNAGIAQLAELVDIGELEFDRLVKFAQEQEIDLVVVGPDDPLAAGIVDALEAGGLRVYGPRQNAAEIEGSKIFMKNLLHKYGIPTAKYATFTDYESAKAYLDAQEIPIVIKADGLAAGKGVTVCFSREQADEALRDTMLNKSFGAAGDKVVIEEFLEGQEMSILAFVDGATVRPMSPAQDHKPVFDGDKGPNTGGMGTYSPLPHIPQSIIDVAIETIVEPTARAMVAEGRPFRGVLFAGLMITKDGPKTIEFNARFGDPETQVVLPRLKTDLLEIFQASLDGRLDRIEIEWSDEAAVCVVLASEGYPGSYPKGLPIDGLDQISEDDALVFHAGTASKDGRFVTNGGRVLGVVGRGRGIAEARDRAYAAADRINFPGKQNRTDIAAKALV
- a CDS encoding phosphoribosylaminoimidazolecarboxamide formyltransferase, producing the protein MSETYEIALRYGMNPHQKEAKLTADGKPMPLTVVNGDPGFINLLDALNAFQLVRELRQATGLPAAASFKHVSPAGAAVYAPMSPELAKAYFVDGAELSPLATAYARARGADRMSSFGDAAALSDVVDASTALLLKREVSDLVVAPGYTPEALEILKQKKGGKYLILQIDPEYVPDPIETRTLFGLKLQQERNSAVPDESVFDRIVTENKDLPDHAKRDLLVALITLKYTQSNSICYALDGQTIGIGAGQQSRIHCTRLAGDKADRWYLRQHPAALNMKFREGLARAEQNNAIDLWLEDEVTPVEQAAWESCFEEVPARLTREEKREWLKGLTGVSYGSDAFLPFRDNLDRASRSGVKYVIQAGSSLRDEEVVQAANDYGMVMVYSGVRLFHH
- a CDS encoding sensor histidine kinase; translated protein: MTFRSLKRLFPFRSMRAKLLVCFLVVTIIPLLTLGALSYYQSAKMVNSQFGKYGENAVAQLEQQTSSYLSRMKQTTEAINSYLLDPARADLGNVAPTAYQEILDKNDFEDFLKALHTDRTAGIYVITRSGYFYGENNLDVAKLERTLAWGAESDPATGENWLGFYVQEHIVDAGSPERPVLGLAVSINNPYGALRGSKILVEENAEDLLRAFRLFERDTKAHLKITDPKGRVIYETQPGIPPGDRDIVWKKNLSANDWTIEARLPARDFFRSSGIIRSNTVMAAAASCLLAFGFAYLFSSRFTARIRRLKDSMQKVSFGKLHTRTKVEARDELGSLDISFNSMVEGIQSLVREVERTEALKKEAELRAFHYQINPHLLFNTLNSIQWKARLAGAEDIRQMLYHLAMVLEGNLEITQELVPLGRELRIIEHYLKIQEVRYGPVFRYELECDESLKDYLIPRMTLQPLFENIFFHGFEDGKGGIRLTIREAGSLLQLVLTDNGTGIAPDKLKRLLQPDAKRKGKGGLGVQNVDQKFKLHYGPQYGLTVQSRAGQGTTVMIQWPKKEDNRNGGGKHD
- a CDS encoding amylo-alpha-1,6-glucosidase codes for the protein MNFDLNVVPFSRRESFLAVSLLPGTPDRPEGLYLRTVRGGDDKFGEAFLIELIGADGSPLPFRTDARPERIRLESGSGDAEICMPGGATVRFRARGCGVRLTFRTGAYDYACPAVGPSWEVNSFTHECRFLLTPIAGHLHVEAPWDKTKTTRIAAEFVHSQDGTTTEFAVEEYRTVLEPRVSWEPFDDAAQRVKAEFAKWLQGSLPVPERLHAGRELAAYITWSCLVPAEGNLTRPAMYMSKNWMTNIWSWDHCFNAMALVRQDPRLAWDQFMLFFDRQAENGLIPDFVNDKYELWNCNKPPIHGWTLSWMMARTDYIREEQLREVYGPLSKWTRWWFRYRDGDGDGIPQYNHGNDSGWDNSTVFHRGIPVESPDLAAFLILQAEVLAEIAGRLGMAEEEAEWRRLADLTYAKMIGHFWKDGRFTACLSGTHEESEGDSLLLFVPVLLGKRLPDNIRNALLNGLREKGRFWTANGWATESVSSPFYAPDGYWRGPIWAPSTMLLVEGAAAAGDMELAREAAARFCAMASRSGMAENFDALTGEGLRDRAFTWTSSVFLILANEYTA
- a CDS encoding alpha/beta hydrolase yields the protein MERTITLQHQGIPLAASIHYPKLQDKDADRKLPLVVILHGFVGSRVGVDRLFVLAAREFAERGSIVIRFDFAGCGESGGEYGENGIDSMIAQTRTVLDYGLGLDCVDPLRVTLVGHSLGGAIALLTGAADRRVKSLALWSPVGHPWSDITRIVGREVYDRAISKGRADYLGYTLTPAFFDSLQLHQPFQQAVKFHGDVFLAHGTSDDTIPADYTFLLEKTFWLRGEGRVDKNILFQADHTYSKGEHKAELFRATADWLNAYEERQRDWHHWSI
- a CDS encoding IMP cyclohydrolase: MSTKWQQLADRTVQQLKTNAYPGRGIVIGLTPDATRYVQVYWIMGRSENSRNRIFVPEENGYLRTEARDPAKLSDPSLIIYYPLRHEGGAHIVTNGDQTDTIWESLKQGGTFEQALAQRTYEPDPPNFTPRISGIVDLNDRQNAYKLSILKTNENDESQTKRQFFHYEKAIAGFGHFISTYQGDGNPLPSFAGEPQLAPLFDDDNETAGFYWNLLNEDNKISLLVKSIRIGDGAVSLTVINKESEGGA